From the Solanum lycopersicum chromosome 10, SLM_r2.1 genome, one window contains:
- the LOC138339142 gene encoding uncharacterized protein — MRELQCTPDVVGLSYAELCIHPDLNLPKGFKIPKFDTFGGVGNPMAHLRAYCDQLVGVGKDEALLMRLFSRSLCGEALEWFTSHETRQWSSWSALAKDFIDRFAYNIEIVPDRYSLEKMKQKPTERYREFAYRWRKEAARVRPPMTEKEIVEVFVRVQEPEYYDRIILLIDAKFAEIVKVGETIEDGLKSGKIARVSASPGSSGLVRKKREEVNAISHGGRKAPRNLPRPQGRSYPPSNPHQAYRQNLNDSSHYNAGPTYPEAHIVSYQNPPRFPKIFQTTPKPIKSLPTTRMPLPAALMYSQAIKRRRLGKGCRFLSVKERREFVILTPAKDVALVPSKTLPKPKFVIETAVAQGMTRSRRCYTPDELALRGQKKDHAKRPISEGEVEEFWRRMQPKDYSIVKNLEKTPAQISVWALLMRSQPHRQALMKALDDTYMPSGTSSDNVAAMIHRVIQGHRISFCDDELPSEGRAHNKALHITVVCRRKIVNRVLVDDGSGLNICPLSTLKQLRFDLRKLEKN; from the exons ATGAGGGAATTGCAATGTACTCCAGACGTCGTCGGATTAAGCTACGCAGAACTATGCATCCACCCAGACTTGAACCTGCCTAAAGGGTTCAAGATCCCGAAGTTTGATACCTTCGGCGGGGTGGGCAACCCCATGGCACACCTCAGAGCGTACTGTGAccaactcgtgggagttggtAAAGATGAAGCCTTGCTGATGAGGTTATTCAGCCGGAGCCTGTGCGGTGAAGCCCTGGAGTGGTTCACGTCACATGAGACTCGACAGTGGTCCAGTTGGAGTGCACTGGCTAAGGATTTCATTGACAGATTCGCATATAACATCGAGATAGTTCCTGATCGGTACTccttggagaagatgaagcagaagCCCACAGAAAGATATCGAGAATTCGCGTACAGGTGGAGGAAAGAGGCAGCAAGGGTGAGACCTCCGATGACAGAAAAAGAGATTGTGGAGGTGTTCGTGCGGGTGCAGGAGCCCGAGTATTATGACAGGATCATTTTGTTAATCGACGCCAAGTTCGCCGAAATAGTCAAAGTGGGTGAGACTATTGAAGATGGCCTGAAGTCGGGGAAGATAGCCCGAGTGTCTGCATCGCCTGGATCTTCCGGACTGGtaaggaagaaaagagaggagGTTAACGCTATCTCACACGGGGGAAGAAAGGCCCCCAGAAACTTACCACGTCCCCAAGGCCGCTCCTACCCTCCATCAAATCCTCATCAAGCCTACCGTCAAAACTTAAATGATTCCAGCCACTACAATGCCGGCCCCACTTATCCAGAAGCCCATATTGTGTCGTATCAGAATCCACCCCGATTTCCCAAAATTTTCCAAACTACCCCCAAGCCTATCAAGTCCCTCCCCACTACCAGAATGCCGCTCCCAGCTGCGCTAATGTACAGCCAAGCTATCAAGCGCC GAAGACTTGGAAAGGGCTGTCGCTTCTTAAGCGTCAAGGAAAGGAGGGAGTTTGTTATTCTGACACCTGCAAAGGATGTTGCCTTGGTGCCCTCAAAGACTCTCCCCAAACCCAAGTTTGTGATAGAAACGGCCGTGGCTCAAGGCATGACTAGGTCCAGAAGGTGCTACACTCCTGATGAGCTTGCTCTCAGAGGACAGAAGAAGGACCATGCTAAGAGGCCGATAAGCGAGGGGGAAGTTGAAGAGTTCTGGAGAAGGATGCAACCGAAGGACTATTCCATCGTCAAAAATTTAGAGAAGACTCCGGCTCAGATATCTGTGTGGGCCCTGCTGATGAGATCTCAGCCCCACAGGCAGGCCTTAATGAAAGCTCTTGATGATACATACATGCCCTCAGGCACAAGCAGCGACAATGTAGCTGCTATGATTCACCGAGTCATTCAGGGACACCGCATCAGCTTCTGCGATGATGAGTTGCCATCCGAAGGGAGAGCCCACAACAAAGCTCTACACATCACCGTGGTATGCCGCAGAAAGATCGTCAACCGTGTTTTGGTAGACGACGGATCTGGCCTAAACATATGCCCCTTGTCCACGCTGAAGCAGCTGAGGTTTGACCTCAGAAAGTTGGAGAAAAACTAG
- the LOC138339143 gene encoding uncharacterized protein, whose amino-acid sequence MPTGKLAKWKMLLSEFDIVYVTQKAIKAQALADHLAENPVDEEYEPLKTYFHDEEVSFVGEDISEAYPGWRLFFDGAVNHQGKGVGAVLVSESGQHYPMAAKLRFNCTNNMAEYEACILDLKMAVDMNVYELLVIGDSDLLIHQVQGEWAMKNPKIVPYVQCVQNLCKRFRKIEFRHTPRIQNELADALATIASMIKHPDTDYIDPLDIDLKEHPVHCSHVESEPDGLPWYFDIKRHLESGTYPEDATSNQKKSIRRMALNFFLNGEVLYRSTPNLGLLRCVDAAEAVRLIEQIYVGVCGTHMNGLTLEIKVLRAGYFWMTMEHDCCKFVQKCHKCQVHGDLIRVPPHELNTMSSPWPFVAWGMDVIESIITDNGANLNSHLMKEICEQFKIIHRRTSTGATPYLLVYGTEVVVPVEVEIPSLRIIQEAELSNAEWVSKRIDQLALIDEKRMVAVCHGQLYRQRMTRAFHKRVRARNFEVGQLVLKRIFPQQDEQKGKFAPNWQGPYMVRKVLSGGALVLSEMDGTVYSFASKSAEFFRLINTEKEKTISKASDFIESKKHFISFMPRNL is encoded by the exons atgCCGACCGGGAAGTTAGCTAAATGGAAAAtgctgttgagtgagtttgacatTGTGTACGTGACTCAGAAGGCGATAAAGGCAcaagctttggctgatcatcttgcggaaaatcccgttgatgaagagtatgaacctctcaagacatattttcacgatgaagaagtgtcatttgtgggtgaggATATCTCTGAGGCttatccaggttggagattattcttcgaTGGAGCGGTGAATCACCAGGGTAAAGGTGTTGGAGCAGTCCTGGTAtcagaatctggtcagcactatcctatgGCGGCTAAGCTACGATTCaactgcacaaacaacatggctgaaTACGAAGCTTGTATTCTCGATTTGAAAATGGCCGTTGACATGAATGTTTATGAGTTATTGGTTATCGGAGATTCAGACCTtttgattcatcaggttcaaggagaatgggctaTGAAGAACCCGAAGATTGTACCTTACGTACAATGTGTGCAAAATCTGtgtaaaaggtttcgtaagatcgagttcagacatactcccagaatacagaatgaattagctgatgctcttgccaccatcgcttcaatGATCAAACATCCGGATACTGATTACATCGACCCGTTGGATATAGACTTGAAggaacatccagtccattgttcacatgttgaatcagaaccagatggtttgccttggtatttcgACATAAAGAGGCACTTGGAGTCTGGGACATATCCAGAAGATGCCACATCCAATCAAAAGAAGTCGATACGtcgtatggctctcaatttctttttgaatggaGAAGTCCTTTACAGGAGCACTCCAAATTTGGGTCTTTTGAGATGCGTGGATGCTGCTGAAGCCGTgaggcttattgaacagataTATGTTGGAGTTTGTGGTACACATATGAACGGGCTTACCTTGGAAATAAAAGTCCTTCGAGCCggttatttctggatgactatggagcatgactgttgcaaattcgtgcaaaaatgccacaaatgtcaagtgcacggcgATTTGATAcgggtgccacctcacgaacttaacactatgagttcaccttggccatttgtagcttggggaatggatgtcatcg AATCCATCATCACTGATaacggtgcaaatctcaacagtcatctgatgaaagagatatgtgaacaatttaagattattcaccgaag aacatcaactggggctactccatacttgctagtatacGGAACAGAAGTAGTCGTAcctgttgaagtcgagataccgtcactgaggatcatccaagaagctgagctAAGTAATGCTGAGTGGGTTAGCAAACGGATTGATCAACTAGccttgattgatgagaagagaatggtcGCCGTTTGCCATGGCCAGTTGTATAGACAGAGAATGACTCgcgcttttcacaaaagagtaagagccagaaattttgaagttggtcagttggttcttaagcgtatttttcctcaACAAGACGAGCAAAAAGGAAAGTTCGCACCAAACTGGCAAGGTCCCTACATGGTTCGCAAAgtactatctggaggtgctttggtcTTGTCCGAGATGGATGGCACC